Within Candidatus Schekmanbacteria bacterium, the genomic segment AGGATGTCCGAAGCTCGATGATGCGCAGTTCTATATGGAAAAGTTTACAGAGATATTCAAGAGGAATTCAATCAAAAAAATTACATTGGTTCATATGGAAGTTCCATGCTGTTTCGGAATGGAACAGATAGTAAATAGCGCACTTGAAAAGTCAGGGAAAACCATACCGTTGGAAAAAGCCGTTGTATCGATTGAAGGAAAGATTTTATGATATCTACTCGAAATTACAAAGGTTTCAAAGACCTTTGTTGATATGCCTTCATCACAATCATCTTTGTTAATGATATCATTTTCCCCTATGCTGTGGATTGATGAAGGCATAGAGCTTTCAGATGGCTTGCATAAAATGAGATATTTTCAATGAAGACTTGTTGATATCTTTCATATAAATTTAAAATTCTTCCTACCCAAAGAGTTAAGAATATTCTTGATTTAGAAGGGCAAAAGTAATAAAAAATTTTCAAAGAAATTTCCCAACTATAACCATAATCATAAATATATTGTCTTTTTCTATTTAAAGGGAGGCAGGAGATGTCAGCAGATAAATTTATTGAAGATAAGGAGCAAAAGGTTGTTATTGATGCAGAAATTGATGGAAAGAGCGGTGAGCTCGATTTTAATACTCTGAAATCAGGAGGTGTAATCAAACAAAGGCAAAAAGAGCTTTTTACCGTTCGTCTTCGGTGTCCCGGCGGACGAGTCCCTGTTGACAGACTTGAAAAGATAGCTCAGATTGCAAAAAAGTACGGCGGCGATTATGTCCATATCTCTGTGCGCCAATCGATTGAGATTACCTATGTAAATTTTAAGGACCTTGGCAAATTGAAGGCAGAGCTTGATGCAATAGGACAGGAGATTGCCTCCTGCGGTCCTCGAGTAAGAGTGCCGACTGCCTGTGCAGGGTGTGAATATAATCCCAATGGACTTACAAATGCTCAGGCAATGGCAGATATGGTAAACCGCCGTTTTTTTGGCAGAGAACTTAACCATAAGTTTAAGATTGCTTTTGCAGGATGTCCAATAGATTGCCCAAGGACGAATGAAATGGATCTGGGATTTCAGGGAGCAGTAAAACCTCTTTGGAATGAGGGTAGATGCACTGGTTGCCGTCTCTGTTCATTCACCTGCCTCGAGGGTGCAATTACAGCAGATAAGGATACAGGGCATCCCATTATAGACAAATCTAAATGCCTCCATTGTGGAGACTGTATCAGAACATGCCCCTCCGATGCATGGGAAGAGGATATAAAGGGATGGAAGGTTAGAGTTGGAGGAAAACATGGGAGACATCCTCTTTGTGGCAGTAGAATTGCAGAATTTGTTAC encodes:
- a CDS encoding 4Fe-4S dicluster domain-containing protein, which encodes MSADKFIEDKEQKVVIDAEIDGKSGELDFNTLKSGGVIKQRQKELFTVRLRCPGGRVPVDRLEKIAQIAKKYGGDYVHISVRQSIEITYVNFKDLGKLKAELDAIGQEIASCGPRVRVPTACAGCEYNPNGLTNAQAMADMVNRRFFGRELNHKFKIAFAGCPIDCPRTNEMDLGFQGAVKPLWNEGRCTGCRLCSFTCLEGAITADKDTGHPIIDKSKCLHCGDCIRTCPSDAWEEDIKGWKVRVGGKHGRHPLCGSRIAEFVTDEEIPSIIEKILEWYKTNGEGKGRKRIGTLLLQDGAWEDFLNFVKPVLGNKAVDSPPPPLQVDVHFER